The Parabacteroides timonensis sequence TAGGGAGGTTCGAATGTTTTCATTTTAGTACTTGAATTTAGGTTGTTCATACTTCTGTGATTTTAATAGAGTTCAACAATCGTTTTTTCTGATATTTTATCTGTTCCTGTTTCAGGGTCGACAAACTTATATTGAATACCCGATGATAAACGGAAATGTTCGAGTATAAGATGAAGATGTTGTCCGTCGAAAGTTCCGGTAAACGAGTTTTCATACAGTAGGTCATTCTTTACGATGAACTCGGTATTAAATCGTTTATTCAATATTTTCAACGCTTCTTCAAAGGCCGTGTTTCTGAAGATAACCAAGCCGTCTTTCCAGGCTGTTAGCGTGGGAAGATAAGGTTTATTCTGGCTAATGCCTTTTGTTTTTGAATTATAGGAGATTTCTTCATTGGGTTTCATGAGCAGCGTCTCTTCCGTATTATCCTTATTGGGGAATGAGAGCCTGACGGAACCGGAGACTAAAGTGGTGACCACCTTATTGCTTTCTTTGTAAGCTTCCATATTGAACTCAGTACCTAACACCTCGGCTTTCAGGTTGAAAGGAGTGTTGACGATGAATCGCTTCGACTTATCTTTTTGTACGGAGAAATAAGCTTCCCCCTCCAGTTCAACGCTCCGCGTATCTCCTGTGAACTTTTGCGGATGCCTCAGATAAGAGCGGGAGTTAAGCCACACTTTGCTGCCGTCCGGAAGATCAACAGCTGCAACCATACCCGGATTCGTTCTGATTTCGATAAATTCGACCGGATCTTCTTTAGTAGCAAAGTAGATCGTGCTGATCAATAAAGGTATAACGAGAATAGCGGCGATCCGTTGCAGCCAGAAAATGAACGAATGCTTTTTATTCCCTTTTCTGTTAATCCTCTCCTTTACTTCTCCCA is a genomic window containing:
- a CDS encoding FecR family protein — translated: MDTQKHIDEQLLLDYFSGALTPALKQEVESWIQESEENKKMARDIEYIYFATDTLNTIKSVNSTQALGEVKERINRKGNKKHSFIFWLQRIAAILVIPLLISTIYFATKEDPVEFIEIRTNPGMVAAVDLPDGSKVWLNSRSYLRHPQKFTGDTRSVELEGEAYFSVQKDKSKRFIVNTPFNLKAEVLGTEFNMEAYKESNKVVTTLVSGSVRLSFPNKDNTEETLLMKPNEEISYNSKTKGISQNKPYLPTLTAWKDGLVIFRNTAFEEALKILNKRFNTEFIVKNDLLYENSFTGTFDGQHLHLILEHFRLSSGIQYKFVDPETGTDKISEKTIVELY